A genomic window from Salvia hispanica cultivar TCC Black 2014 chromosome 5, UniMelb_Shisp_WGS_1.0, whole genome shotgun sequence includes:
- the LOC125188905 gene encoding L-ascorbate oxidase homolog, whose translation MRSRMILIVSLILMIGFWSGLVSGEDAYMYYTWTVTYGTAAPLGVPQQVILINDQFPGPNLDCVTNDNIILTLINKLDQDFLLTWNGIKQRKNSWQDGVLGTNCPIPPNSTYTYKFQTKDQIGSYTYFPSTLMHRAAGGFGALNIYARSVIPVPYPTPDGDFTLLIGDWYTSTHKELQMTLDSGMPLPYPEGILINGQNASTLSGDPGKTYMFRVSNVGLATSINWRIQGHQMKVVEVEGSHVIQNTYDSIDVHVGQSVTALVTLDQPPMDYHIVASTIFTESPLLTATATLHYSNSQGIVADMPPGGGGGGDVEWSVEQARSFRWNLTANAARPNPQGSFHYGEINTTRTLFVANSALLVEGKQRYAVNGVSYVNPDTPLKLADYLNISGVFSLDGAWRGELDTAVVGTALHDFVEIVFQNHEDAIQTWHLDGYDFWVVGFGEGNWTESSREGYNLVDAFTRHTVQVYPRYWSAVLVSLDNQGMWNLRSSMWGRQYLGQQLYIRVYDPVHSLSNEYDMPTDVLLCGRALP comes from the exons ATGAGGAGCAGGATGATACTAATAGTATCATTGATTTTAATGATTGGATTTTGGAGTGGTTTAGTCTCAGGTGAAGATGCTTATATGTACTACACATGGACTGTCACATACGGCACAGCTGCACCACTCGGTGTCCCTCAACAG GTTATTCTCATCAATGACCAGTTTCCTGGTCCCAATCTTGATTGTGTGACCAATGACAACATCATCCTTACCCTCATCAACAAATTGGACCAGGACTTCCTTCTCACATG gAATGGTATCAAGCAGAGAAAGAATTCATGGCAAGACGGTGTGTTGGGAACCAACTGCCCCATCCCTCCCAACTCCACCTACACCTACAAGTTCCAAACTAAGGACCAAATCGGCAGCTACACCTACTTCCCCTCCACTCTCATGCACAGAGCCGCCGGAGGCTTCGGCGCCCTCAACATATACGCCAGGTCCGTCATCCCCGTCCCCTACCCCACCCCGGACGGAGACTTCACCCTCCTCATCGGTGACTGGTACACATCCACGCACAAG GAGCTGCAGATGACGCTGGATTCAGGAATGCCGCTGCCTTACCCCGAAGGCATCCTCATCAACGGCCAGAATGCATCCACGTTGAGCGGCGATCCAGGGAAGACATACATGTTCCGCGTCTCCAACGTGGGGCTTGCGACGTCGATCAACTGGAGGATCCAAGGGCATCAAATGAAGGTGGTGGAGGTTGAAGGGTCACACGTCATCCAGAACACGTACGACTCGATAGACGTGCACGTGGGGCAGAGCGTGACCGCTCTAGTCACCTTGGATCAGCCTCCCATGGACTACCACATCGTCGCATCCACCATATTCACCGAGTCCCCGCTCCTCACTGCCACCGCAACATTGCATTATTCCAATTCCCAAGGCATTGTTGCGGATATGCCGccgggaggaggaggaggaggcgacGTGGAGTGGTCGGTGGAGCAGGCGAGATCGTTCAGGTGGAACCTGACCGCCAACGCAGCCAGGCCAAACCCGCAGGGCTCGTTCCACTACGGGGAGATCAACACCACGAGGACTCTGTTCGTGGCCAATTCGGCGCTCCTTGTTGAGGGGAAGCAGAGGTATGCGGTGAATGGGGTGTCTTACGTCAACCCGGACACGCCGCTGAAGCTGGCGGATTACCTTAACATCAGCGGCGTGTTCAGCCTTGACGGGGCATGGAGGGGTGAGCTTGACACCGCTGTGGTGGGAACTGCCCTCCACGACTTCGTCGAGATCGTCTTCCAAAACCATGAGGATGCCATCCAGACGTGGCATCTCGATGGCTACGATTTCTGGGTTGTCGG ATTCGGAGAGGGAAATTGGACGGAGAGCAGCAGGGAAGGGTACAATCTGGTCGATGCTTTCACCAGACACACAGTGCAG GTGTATCCAAGGTATTGGAGTGCAGTGTTGGTGTCGTTGGACAACCAAGGGATGTGG
- the LOC125188904 gene encoding pentatricopeptide repeat-containing protein At4g37170, whose translation MKRYPFQLRKLLGCSYSSTPHSTQLTSSPNPFFPSSRNHSARDADFIETIQHLCHQKRLKDVIPFLENLVRPPPAAYSKILQLCIEKRALNEGKRVHDYINRSGFLAGVFISNKILELYCKCGSMSDARKLFDEMADRDLCSWNTLISGYARLGMVLEARELFDEMPERDNFSWTAMISGYVKHKQPWHALELYRLMQRNEHLMCNKFTVSSVLTASAAMHSLRLGKEIHGRIIRTGLDSDAVVSSALMDVYGKCGSLNEARYIFDRVEGKDIVVWTAMIDRYFGDGRWEDGLSLFSDFLRCGISPNEYTFAGVLNACAHQTAEELGRQVHGHMMRIGFDPCSFAASSLVHMYAKCGSVDRADKVFKWLPKPDLVSWTSLINGYAQSGQPHEALKLFDMLLKSGTQPDHVTFVGVLSACTHAGLVDKGLECFHLIKEKHGLLLTADHYACVVDLLSRSGRFKEAQDMIRSMPMKPDKFLWASLLGGCRIHGNYEIAEQAAEALFEIEPENAATYVTLANIYATAGKWNEVAKVRQLMDERGVVKKPGMSWVNINRKVHIFLVGDESHPQSKDIFKYLSEISKRMKEEGFVPHTNYVLHDVEEEQKEQNLSYHSEKLAVAFAIISTPPGTPIKVFKNLRTCVDCHTALKFVSRIAERKITIRDSSRFHCFESGRCSCQDYW comes from the coding sequence ATGAAGCGATATCCATTTCAGCTTCGAAAATTACTCGGCTGTTCGTATTCTTCCACTCCCCATTCCACTCAACTAACATCATCGCCAAATCCTTTCTTTCCTTCCTCGAGGAATCACTCGGCCAGAGATGCCGATTTCATTGAAACCATCCAACATCTCTGCCACCAGAAACGATTGAAAGACGTGATTCCATTCCTAGAAAATCTAGTCCGCCCCCCTCCCGCTGCTTATTCTAAAATCCTGCAGCTCTGCATTGAGAAAAGGGCTTTAAATGAGGGCAAAAGAGTCCATGACTATATCAATCGCTCTGGTTTCCTGGCTGGAGTGTTCATCTCCAACAAGATTCTTGAGCTATATTGCAAATGTGGGAGTATGTCGGATGCCCGCAAGCTGTTTGATGAAATGGCGGACAGGGATTTGTGTTCTTGGAACACTTTGATTTCGGGCTACGCGAGATTAGGCATGGTTTTAGAAGCTCGGGAGCTGTTCGATGAAATGCCTGAAAGAGACAACTTTTCGTGGACGGCCATGATTTCGGGCTACGTGAAGCATAAACAACCTTGGCATGCCTTGGAGCTGTACAGATTAATGCAGAGAAATGAGCATCTCATGTGCAATAAGTTCACCGTGTCTAGTGTCCTCACGGCTTCGGCTGCCATGCATTCGTTGCGGTTAGGGAAAGAGATTCATGGGCGTATAATCAGAACAGGGTTGGATTCCGATGCTGTGGTTTCGAGTGCTCTGATGGATGTGTATGGGAAGTGTGGGAGCCTAAACGAGGCTAGGTACATTTTTGATAGGGTAGAAGGGAAAGACATTGTGGTTTGGACTGCAATGATTGATCGGTATTTTGGAGATGGGAGGTGGGAAGATGGCCTTTCTTTGTTTTCTGATTTCTTGCGTTGTGGGATTAGCCCTAACGAGTACACGTTTGCAGGGGTTTTGAACGCGTGCGCTCATCAAACTGCAGAGGAATTAGGCAGACAGGTCCACGGGCACATGATGCGAATTGGGTTTGATCCGTGCTCTTTTGCTGCTAGCTCGCTTGTGCATATGTATGCCAAGTGTGGTAGTGTGGATAGAGCCGATAAAGTGTTCAAGTGGCTGCCTAAGCCTGATTTAGTCTCGTGGACCTCGTTGATCAATGGATATGCTCAGAGTGGGCAGCCCCATGAAGCTCTTAAGCTGTTTGATATGCTGCTTAAATCTGGGACTCAGCCTGATCATGTTACATTTGTAGGTGTTTTATCTGCTTGCACTCATGCAGGTTTAGTCGATAAAGGTCTCGAATGTTTCCACTTAATAAAGGAGAAACATGGGCTACTTCTCACAGCTGATCACTATGCTTGTGTGGTTGATCTCTTGAGTCGCTCGGGCAGATTCAAGGAAGCACAAGATATGATTCGTTCAATGCCTATGAAACCCGACAAGTTTCTGTGGGCTTCTTTACTTGGTGGATGCAGGATACATGGGAACTATGAAATTGCAGAGCAAGCTGCGGAAGCCTTGTTTGAGATTGAGCCGGAGAATGCAGCTACTTACGTCACTCTTGCTAATATCTACGCCACTGCAGGGAAGTGGAACGAAGTGGCGAAGGTGAGGCAACTGATGGATGAGAGAGGAGTGGTGAAGAAACCTGGCATGAGTTGGGTTAACATCAACAGGAAGGTCCACATCTTCTTGGTTGGAGATGAATCCCATCCACAATCgaaagatatattcaaatatttgagTGAGATCTCAAAGAGGATGAAGGAAGAAGGGTTTGTTCCTCACACGAATTACGTGCTGCATGATGTAGAGGAGGAGCAGAAAGAGCAGAATCTGTCCTACCACAGTGAAAAACTTGCTGTGGCATTTGCCATCATCAGCACTCCTCCGGGAACACCGATCAAGGTTTTCAAGAACTTGAGAACCTGCGTGGACTGCCACACAGCCCTTAAGTTCGTGTCGAGGATTGCTGAGAGGAAAATAACCATACGGGATTCGAGTAGGTTCCATTGTTTCGAGTCTGGGAGGTGTTCTTGCCAAGATTACTGGTGA